ATAAAAAACTCCCGCCATATTCAAAGCCATCATCATCCGCATCTGGACAAGCATATGCTCCCACCAACTGGCGTTATCTCCGGTCCATAAAGCGGCAAAGCGGTGCAATCCGGTGCAACTGCTCCTGGTCAGGAGGAAATATCGCCTGCCTGGGGCGAACTCGTTAAAGGCTTCGGCAGTGGCACGGCTCATGTTAAATCCGTAAAGGTTGTGGATATCGTGATGCAAAATCATCCGCCCGTCATCCATCCGGTGGTAAAACTCCTTATAATATTCCCTGCGGTTGGAGAAATTATACATGCTTCGCCTTAACGCCCTTAGGGCAAAGGCATCCTTGCCGTCAAAGGCGCTTATGGTCTTATTCAAATCCTTCAGGCTCTGCGGGGTATAGAAAATGGAAGGCTCGTTCATATCATTCCAGAAACCCTCTATGCCCCAATCAATAAAATCCTTGTGGAAGCCGCCCCACCACTTGCGGACTTCCGGTTCCAGGAAATTCGGGAAATGTGTGAATCCCGGCCAGACCGCCGGCTGGAAAGGCCTGCCGTCTTTATGGACGCAGAAACAGCCCTTCTTTTTGCCGTCCTCGTAAACATCATAGCCTTTTTCCACCTTGACACCGGGGTCGATAATCGGGATAAGCTTAAATCCGTTCTTCTTCATCTTTCCGACGAAATCCTTGAAACGCGGGAACTTCTTCCCATCCACGGTAAAGACCTTGTAGCGTTCCATGTAATCTATATCCATATAAATGGCGTCGCAGGGCATCTCGTTTTTACGGAAGCCTTCGGCGATATTCGATACGGTCTTGGCATCCGGATAGCTCCATCGGCATTGCTGGTATCCGAACGCCCATTTCGGCGGAATATACGGTGCGCCGGTAAGCGTCAGATATTCCTTAATCACCTTCAGCTTATCGGATTCATTAAAGATATAGAAATCGAAGTTATTTGAAGGAATCCTTATCTCCATGACATCTTTATGCGTAAAGCCAATATCGAAAATAATCTCGGAAGGATAATCTATAAGGAAGGCGAACTTCTCTTCCCCGTCTATCATGACAAAAGGATAGGAAGTATAAAGCGAGGTCTTGTCGGGCGTGTGGTTGGGGTCGTCCGTGGCGTAAAGCACGTATTTCCTGCCGCGCTTGTTGAAGCCGCCCAGCGTCCCGCCCAGGCCGTATACCTTGTCATTTTCCGCAAGGTCGTAACGGAAAACCATATCCCCTTTTTCCTTAGTGAACTTGAAATGCTTAATCTTTGAAACAGGCCTTAATGCCTTGGAGTTAATATCAATAACCGTCGCCTCTGTCTTAAAAGGATTGCCGCTCCTGTATAACGTGGTGAAATCAAGAAGATTCGAACTCTTAAACATATAACCCTCCCTTAAAGAAAATATTGGAATGAGTTTTACAACACACACGCGCCTTTGTCAAAGAATAAGCACATCTCATCTTGACTTTTCAGCCATTATTTGTATATTTAGCGCATTATGTTTAATGTCCAAAGCAGTTACAAGCGGTTAAGAAAAGTCCTGATGCATAAACCGGGACCGGAGATTGAGCTGGTCACCAAATCTAATGCGCATCTGTTTAATTACGCCGGACCGGTAAACGCGCCGAAGTTCATGAGCGATTACGATATCTTCCTCAAACGCCTGCGGGAAAACGGCACCGAACCGGTTCTCATTACGGATGTCCTTAAAAACGACAAGGATGCCCTTAACTATATCAGCCGCCGCCCGAATATGATCTACACGCGCGATATCGCGGTGGTGGCAGGCAAAGGCATCATTTTACTTAATATGCTCCTTAAAGGCAGAAAATTCGATGAATTAATCATAGAAAAAGCCGCCAAAAGACTCGGACTGCCGGTCTTAGGGCGCATCGAGCCGCCGGGCCTTGTGGAAGGAGGCGGCGTAATGTTCTTTGACGAGCATACCGTCCTAGCAAGCCTGTGCGACCGCGCCAATGAGCAGGGCTTGAAGCAGTTAAGGGAAATCCTCTTTGCCAAAACCCCGGTCGACCGCTTTATCATGACCATACCGCCCGAAGGAAGAATACATATCGACGGCGAATTCATGCTGATAGATGAAAAACTCGCGCTTATCAGCCGTCCGGATTTCGAGCTTTATCCGGCAATGCTTTATGCCAAAAAGCAGGCAGTAAAACCAACCTGGTTCATGGATTTCCTGGAATCCAATCAGGTCGAGCTGATAGAACTCTCCCGGCAAGAGCACGACAATCTCGGCGCCAATTACGTTGCTACCAAACCCAGAGAGGTGGTCGGCTACGACCTTAATCCGCGGGTGGATAAGGAAATCACTAAAAGAGGCGGAAAAGTCAGCACCTTCCCGGCAAGCGAGCTTGTCAAAGGACGCGGCGGCCCGCACTGCATGACCTGCCCCATATGGCGGGAATAAGTTGATACCTGCTAATCGGCATTTCCTAACGGTAAAATCATAATTATCCGCTAAAGAAACACCCTGTTTGTGACGATGATATATATTAATAGGGGACACTCCCCGAAACATCTTAATAAAAAGGAGGACTTGCATGGGCAAGAAAATAGGCACGGAAAAAGTTACCCGGGAAAAGGGATACCTGTACTATTTGGGCAAAGACGGCTACGTCTGGAGAGCCCCGATGACCACGAACAAAAAAGGCACCAAGAAGAAAGTCGGCACGGAAAAAATCACCAGGGAAAAAGGTTACATGTATTATCTGGATAAAGCCGGTTACGTTGCCGAAGCCAAGATGGCTCGTAAGTAAGCTAAACACTCTCATTAACATTAAATCCGGGCGTTGAACCTTAGAGATAAGGCCTGCGTCCGGATTTTCATTTCACCGCAAAGACGCGAAGAAAGAATCTTTATAAGGAGACCAAGAAAAAAGGAGTAATTCTCTCCTGCATTCATGGTTCCCTTATAAATGCCCCATCTACTTGCTACTCACTACTCGCGCCTCCACTTGTTTTATCAATCAGGCGTCCCCGAATCCCATCCCGCAAGGCGGGACGGGATAAGTGGGGATACTGGCTACTCGCTACTATCCGCTGATTTCGCTTGACATTCCGTTTATGTGTGGTATACTACCGCTAACTCTTATAAAAGGAGATACGATATGGAACAACAAAAACAAGCCAGCCAAGAACCACAAACACCCCCACCGCCTAAAATGACAGGCACTTGTTTTGGATGCAAAAAGGAAATGCCGAAAACAAACCTGACTTATATTAACGGGCAACCTATTTGTATAGGATGCAAGACCAATCTCCTCAATGAAATAGCCGCCCAAAAAGCCACTGGAGCCGATATCATGACCGGCACCTTAGGCGCGGCTGCCGGCGCGATTATTGCCGGAGGACTTTGGGGACTGATGGTCATCTTCACTAATTACGAAATCGGGTTTGCGGCCATTGGGGTCGGCATACTGGCTGGCTATGGCGCATTACTCGGCGCAGCTAAAAAGAGAGGGCTTGAACTCCAGATAATCGCGTCCATCGCCTCCATCACCGGCATTGCCATTGGTAAATATATCTCTTTTTACCATTATGTCACGAAAGAATTCGAGGGGGTTTCCTTTTTCAGTTCTGATACAATATCTGTATTTTTCTCCACGACATCGGAATGGTTTTCCGGCTATGATATCCTCTGGGTAATTCTGGCCGTAGGCGCAGCGTATAAGATACCGGGAATGCTTAAGCTGGAATTAAAAGGGAAAACAGCCACATTACAAAAACCCAATGATTAAACGCTGCAAGATAAAATAAAGGGTTAACTGATTTAAGGATTTTAAAAATGTCTGAGGGCGTATTCGCGTTATTGATGATAGCGGGCATCTTGTTCTTCGCCTTTATCATCGCCCCGCCTAAAAGGAAGGATGAGGAAGAGGATAATCCCGCTTCACTGCGTTCCGGGGACGTCGCTTCGCTCCGGGACGGTGAGAAATTGGTCACGCTGACTGAAAACCTGCATCCGGCGCAAGCCGAATCAATTCAAGCCTATCTTAAATCAGAAGGAATTGAAACATATCGTCATGATAAAAAACCATCCTTAAAAAACCCATTGGTAGTAACCGAAACCACTCTAATGATAAAGAAAGACGACCTTGAAAAGGTTCTGAGCCTGATGAAACAACAACACGCCCCTACCACCACTGACATAATCGGGCGTCCCCGCCCCATTCTGCGTAATGGGACTCCCAATAATCGGGTGTCCCCGAATTCCGCCTTGCGTGATGAGCGGGGAAGCGAAGCGGATGGGGAACAACAAGAGATACACGGTTGCGCCATGCAAAAGCCGGATAAAGAAGCGGCAGCTATAGTAGTCGACCAGAAATACATCGAATTCAACTGCCCCCTATGCCAAGCAAAGGTATCGTTCCCGGAAAGCTTTAAGGGACAGGAAGAACAATGCCCGTTTTGTTTAAAGAATATTATTGTTTCATAAGGTTAAAACAACGGGATTAAACCGATTAAACGGAGAGGACTCACCACAGAGACACAGAGGACACTAAGAGAGTATAATCAAAACATTATGTTCAAGAGAGAAGCAATTATTAATTTAATCTATTTATTAGCCCCTATCTTATTAGCCGTCATTATCGCGTTATTGCTTCCATTAAGATTTAATCGCCAGAGCCTTATAGAAAACTCACCAAACACATCAACTGATTCCATAGCATCTTCAAATATTAACGAAAGAGCTACAGAACCGGCATTTAAAGGAATGGAATTATATAGCTGGAAAAATGAAAATGATGAATGGTGTTTTGCTTTGATGTATGGAACAAATCGTGATAAATCCTACGATGAAATCACTTCCAAAGAGAACACAATTGTTGGAATCCCTAACCTAAAAGAAAAGCTGAAATTACTCGCTCTCGGAGAGCAATTGTTTTGGTTTAATTCTTTACGTAATCCACCAGCAGATGCAAAATATAAATTAGCTTATCCCCCAGAAATTGTTATTAAAGATATTAAGAATTATTGCGATGACTTAAATATTAAAATGCATGACGGCAGTATCAATCGGTAACAAAAACATATCAGCTTAATCAGCTTACAAAATCTTTAATAAGAAAAGGAGGGAAGCTATGAAAAACGGAAAATGGGTAACCGGGGTATTAATCGGAATTGCTCTGGGAGCGATTCTTACAGGGAGCCTGGGGAAAGTTATCGGCGCGCCGGAAAAAGATACCGAATACAAATGCGGCAGATTCCAAATCTTCCAGGGAACGGTAAACTTAAACAACGAAGTTGATAAGAAAATCGAACCGATTCCCTTGGTCTTTTTATTGGATTCCTGCACCGGCGAGGTAAAATACTATTATATGATGCTGAGCAAGAACGATATGATGGTCGGGGAATGGCTACCCACGCGGTATAACATTCAGATGGTGCGACCGTCAACATCCCCGATTCCCGTGCCGGCATCGAAGTGAAGCTCCACCCCGTCCCGATGTACCTGTCTGCCGTCGCACAGGCAGGCATCGGGGCGTGGGTAAACTAAATCAAAGCACGGAAAACGAATTAAATGCGGTTTAAAACGTATATATTAATTCGCAAATCAATTAAATGCGGTTTTAGGCTGAGGGGGGTACTGCCCCCCACCCCCTAATTACATCCCCCCGGCCTATAAGATACTTCTCCCCGGTCCATAATACTTATCTCCCCGGTCTACAATATACCTGCCCCCGGACGACAATATACCTCTCCCCGGTCCATAATATACCTGCCCCCGGTCTATAATACTTATCTCCCCCGTCTATAGTATACATGCCCCCGGCCTACAAGAT
This Planctomycetota bacterium DNA region includes the following protein-coding sequences:
- a CDS encoding DUF5110 domain-containing protein, which encodes MFKSSNLLDFTTLYRSGNPFKTEATVIDINSKALRPVSKIKHFKFTKEKGDMVFRYDLAENDKVYGLGGTLGGFNKRGRKYVLYATDDPNHTPDKTSLYTSYPFVMIDGEEKFAFLIDYPSEIIFDIGFTHKDVMEIRIPSNNFDFYIFNESDKLKVIKEYLTLTGAPYIPPKWAFGYQQCRWSYPDAKTVSNIAEGFRKNEMPCDAIYMDIDYMERYKVFTVDGKKFPRFKDFVGKMKKNGFKLIPIIDPGVKVEKGYDVYEDGKKKGCFCVHKDGRPFQPAVWPGFTHFPNFLEPEVRKWWGGFHKDFIDWGIEGFWNDMNEPSIFYTPQSLKDLNKTISAFDGKDAFALRALRRSMYNFSNRREYYKEFYHRMDDGRMILHHDIHNLYGFNMSRATAEAFNEFAPGRRYFLLTRSSCTGLHRFAALWTGDNASWWEHMLVQMRMMMALNMAGVFYNGADIGGFGGEIAPELLIRWMQLGAFSPLYRNHSSFATRAQEPWAFDKGSAGIMRNILKLRYAFIPYAYSEFMRSVKELKPFVSHLMFSFKGERVKDIEDQFMYGDSLMVAPVHAPGAQGRFVHLPENEWLHWNASEYNKRKMKVMEPGDYYVKCALESIPLFIKENSMIALTEPVNYIGEKETESLTVVAFVTGKASFTYYEDDGATYDFNNGDFSAIKIDIKKRGRRYDIALSLKQSDAMPLKIKDIRFEIYDGAGRLYSCQRKI